In one Candidatus Macondimonas diazotrophica genomic region, the following are encoded:
- the phoB gene encoding phosphate regulon transcriptional regulator PhoB, producing the protein MENKTVLIVDDEKAVRQMVAFSLSREGFTVLEAGDATEARAQVADGRPQVILLDWMLPGMSGLEFARTLRKDSLAREIPIIMLTARTEEDDKIRGLNVGADDYVTKPFSPRELIARIHAVIRRSINSSNEEILEAAGMRLDVTSHRVAIGDEKVSLGPTEFRLLHFFMGHPDRVYSRSQLLDRVWGPSVYVEERTVDVHIRRLRKVLESHGVAHLVQTVRGAGYRFSVQG; encoded by the coding sequence ATGGAAAACAAGACCGTTCTGATCGTGGACGATGAGAAGGCCGTTCGTCAGATGGTGGCTTTTTCGCTGTCACGGGAAGGGTTCACCGTTCTTGAAGCGGGGGATGCAACCGAAGCCCGTGCTCAGGTCGCCGATGGACGACCGCAAGTGATCTTGCTCGACTGGATGCTGCCGGGGATGTCTGGGCTTGAATTCGCCCGCACGCTGCGCAAGGACAGCCTGGCCCGGGAAATCCCGATCATCATGCTGACTGCCCGCACCGAGGAAGACGATAAGATCCGGGGCCTCAATGTCGGTGCTGACGATTATGTGACCAAGCCGTTTTCGCCGCGCGAGCTGATTGCCCGAATCCACGCGGTGATTCGCCGGAGCATCAACAGCAGCAACGAGGAAATTCTCGAAGCGGCAGGGATGCGGCTCGATGTCACGAGCCATCGGGTAGCGATCGGGGACGAGAAGGTGAGCCTGGGGCCAACCGAGTTCCGCCTGCTGCATTTCTTCATGGGACATCCGGATCGGGTATACAGCCGCAGCCAACTGCTGGATCGCGTCTGGGGACCCAGCGTGTACGTGGAGGAACGCACCGTGGATGTCCACATCCGGCGACTGCGCAAGGTGCTCGAAAGTCATGGCGTCGCGCATCTGGTACAGACCGTGCGAGGGGCGGGATACCGTTTTTCTGTACAGGGTTGA
- a CDS encoding PAS domain-containing protein yields MRTPDPAPQQLLPRRPISRWLGLLSLPLLFVGLSLGWLNFSESLLRIAAPDPVMLPVLRTLNNSLFILFATLFWTFWLVRQNMASRRRETVLRLLLEQAPAPLALARKGKVLACNPAFSTLFDQPDPRALQGYDLLAHIPVQDLPDLLGQIKEMDPRHPRTARIETRIETRTEGSDKTIVPLVFLVRRFLLGRSVHDLLSCRPREAAAEDTGMRGELELQLLESLPRPLWLWTNQGLCLWSNQAARTGTGPEMRQLIDRYGRFQDGHPLSPTAQREFLQPALKADGCIAIALTGRSGSESPLGSLCVLPVRGHDHHIQAIAAVLEPPVQTDDSRLANDLFRGLNRVLQQLQSQPQPDVAARIVLETLQLRLAPNAWVGILQADLGARSALFWSLSATGELDHYQTHLPPDLPTECGAPGWSDITSLTGPETLPGVMARLEQAGVDRFERILADPVQGHRQVLLLSRPLPAQIELRRLWASLILAAAQPLLQPADFRITGTSER; encoded by the coding sequence ATGCGCACGCCCGATCCGGCCCCCCAACAGTTGCTCCCGCGTCGGCCGATCTCTCGATGGCTTGGCCTGTTGAGTCTGCCGCTGCTGTTCGTCGGCCTCAGTCTCGGCTGGCTGAACTTCAGTGAAAGCCTGTTGCGCATCGCCGCGCCCGATCCAGTCATGCTGCCCGTGCTGCGGACCCTGAACAACAGCCTGTTCATTCTATTCGCAACACTGTTCTGGACCTTCTGGCTGGTCCGCCAGAACATGGCAAGCCGTCGGCGCGAAACCGTGCTACGCCTCCTGCTCGAACAGGCACCCGCCCCGCTTGCCTTGGCGCGCAAGGGAAAAGTCCTTGCCTGCAATCCCGCTTTTTCTACGCTGTTCGATCAACCGGATCCACGCGCGCTCCAGGGATACGATCTGCTCGCTCACATTCCAGTTCAGGATCTGCCCGACCTGCTCGGACAGATCAAGGAGATGGACCCCCGGCATCCGCGAACGGCTCGAATCGAAACCCGAATCGAAACCCGGACCGAGGGCTCGGACAAGACGATCGTCCCGCTCGTTTTTCTGGTCCGTCGCTTCCTGCTCGGCCGCTCGGTACACGATTTGCTGAGCTGCCGTCCGCGCGAAGCAGCCGCCGAGGATACCGGCATGCGGGGCGAGCTGGAGCTGCAACTCCTCGAATCGTTGCCTCGGCCGCTCTGGCTCTGGACAAACCAAGGCCTGTGTCTATGGAGCAACCAAGCTGCGCGGACAGGCACCGGGCCGGAGATGCGTCAGCTCATCGATCGCTATGGCCGCTTTCAGGACGGACATCCGCTGAGCCCGACCGCGCAGCGGGAGTTTCTGCAACCCGCGCTCAAGGCCGACGGGTGCATCGCCATTGCGCTTACCGGCCGAAGCGGGAGCGAATCGCCGCTCGGGAGCCTGTGCGTGCTTCCGGTTCGGGGCCATGACCATCATATTCAAGCGATTGCTGCCGTGCTGGAACCGCCGGTGCAAACCGACGATTCCCGGCTTGCAAATGACCTCTTCCGAGGCCTGAATCGGGTCCTCCAGCAGCTGCAGAGCCAGCCGCAGCCGGATGTTGCGGCGAGAATCGTCCTTGAAACCCTCCAGCTCCGACTCGCTCCGAATGCATGGGTGGGCATCCTGCAGGCCGACCTCGGTGCGCGCAGCGCCCTCTTCTGGAGCCTCTCTGCAACCGGCGAGCTGGATCACTACCAGACCCATCTTCCGCCCGATCTGCCGACTGAATGTGGTGCGCCAGGCTGGTCGGACATTACCTCGCTCACCGGACCGGAAACGCTGCCCGGTGTGATGGCGCGACTCGAACAGGCGGGCGTCGATCGATTCGAACGCATCCTGGCGGACCCGGTTCAAGGCCATCGCCAAGTGCTGCTGCTGTCCCGCCCCTTGCCGGCCCAGATCGAGTTGCGGCGGCTTTGGGCGAGCCTGATCCTGGCCGCGGCACAACCACTGCTTCAGCCCGCCGATTTCCGGATAACCGGCACCAGCGAGCGCTGA
- the xerC gene encoding tyrosine recombinase XerC translates to MNDDLEGFLTGLERGQRHSAHTLAAYRRDLGALRDWCAAQQLESWPDSAPPLQQWLAEGYTRGLNPRTLARRLSAVRSFYRHLRQTGRIGHNPAQHLRAPRRAQSLPALLDPDSANRLMEDRPQTPLQWRDRALCELLYSSGLRLSELVGLDLTDLDLATAEVRVMGKGSRMRQVPVGRKACEALEAWLGRRPQLARAGERAVFVNHRGARLGPRSVQRILAQRAITQGLPQHVHPHLLRHAFATHLLESSGDLRAVQELLGHQRLSTTQIYTHLDFQHLAQGYDRAHPRAHRRRPKPDGMQ, encoded by the coding sequence ATGAATGACGATCTCGAGGGGTTTCTGACCGGACTGGAGCGCGGTCAGCGGCATTCGGCGCACACTCTCGCAGCCTATCGCCGCGACCTCGGCGCGCTTCGGGACTGGTGCGCAGCGCAACAACTCGAGAGCTGGCCCGACAGCGCGCCACCCCTGCAGCAATGGCTGGCCGAGGGATACACTCGGGGCCTCAATCCCCGCACCTTGGCGCGGCGCTTGTCGGCCGTTCGCAGCTTCTATCGCCACCTGCGCCAAACCGGCCGGATCGGTCACAATCCGGCCCAGCACTTGCGCGCCCCACGCCGCGCCCAGTCACTTCCCGCGCTGCTCGATCCGGACAGCGCCAACCGGCTGATGGAAGATCGACCGCAGACCCCACTGCAGTGGCGTGATCGCGCGTTGTGTGAACTGCTCTACTCCAGCGGCCTGCGCCTCAGCGAACTGGTGGGGCTCGATCTCACCGATCTGGATCTGGCGACGGCCGAGGTTCGGGTCATGGGCAAGGGAAGTCGGATGCGGCAGGTTCCGGTCGGCCGCAAGGCCTGCGAGGCCCTCGAGGCTTGGCTCGGCCGGCGCCCGCAACTGGCGCGCGCCGGGGAGCGCGCGGTCTTCGTCAATCATCGCGGTGCACGGCTCGGTCCGCGCAGCGTGCAGCGCATCCTGGCCCAACGCGCCATCACGCAGGGCTTGCCCCAGCATGTCCATCCCCACCTGCTGCGCCACGCCTTCGCCACCCATCTGCTTGAATCCAGCGGCGACCTGCGGGCGGTCCAGGAGCTGCTCGGCCATCAGCGTCTTTCCACCACGCAGATCTATACCCATCTGGATTTCCAGCATCTGGCGCAAGGCTATGATCGCGCGCACCCGCGCGCCCATCGGCGGCGCCCCAAGCCGGACGGCATGCAGTAG
- the pepN gene encoding aminopeptidase N, which translates to MQTPKRLADYTPPPLELRSIHLTIRFAEQVEVIGELAVAPRPGRSPDSVLVLDAEDLEVLEVAVDGRVLSPQDYRYDGAHLEIPWPETSVRTRVRIDPDRNTRLEGLFPCGGGYFTQCEAEGFRRITPYLDRPDVLAPFEVTLHADRQRFPILLANGNCVETGIEGDRHWARWVDPYPKPAYLFAVVAADLACVEDRFVTASGREVALACYVAHGLEDRCGHALDSLKAAMRWDEENYGREYDLDRYMIVAVSDFNMGAMENKGLNIFNSQFVLARPDTATDDDYHHIASVVAHEYFHNWTGNRITCRDWFQLSLKEGLTVFRDQCFSADQPGGAVQRIRDVARLKAMQFREDAGPLAHPVRPESYLEINNFYTATVYEKGAEVVRMMANTLGPAAFRRGMDRYFDRHDGQAVTVEDFVDALGTDSGQDLSDFLIWYRQAGTPRLAVRGVHDPANRTYTLEFCQHTPPTPGQPDKQPVPIPVRLALLDASGEPLPLRLSGEDRANGHERVLVVREATTRFCFEDVAVPPVPSLLRGFSAPVHLADDLTLADRLHLLRHDRDPMVRWQAAQQVWIAALQQAMTSTASAGLAPAAIAGFASVLDDAALDPTLAAELLALPAYETLLDAFAPADPYRLESLRQQLRSQLARELESRWAARYAALAGRDDPAARALRNRCLQFLMADGLEVSYRGLCRRQFDEAGTMTERLTALALLVDHGGEDAESALAAFHERHAHDDLVLDKWFRIQAQARHGAALARLDALMAHPAFRLTQPNKVRAVVGAFAHGNPLHFHAPDGSGYAWVADRIAALVSLNPQLAARLAGVFAGWRDLTPPSRDLMRAQLVRLADLPGLPPDLIEVLGKALADN; encoded by the coding sequence ATGCAGACGCCCAAGCGACTTGCCGACTATACCCCACCGCCGCTGGAGCTCCGGTCCATCCACCTGACGATCCGCTTTGCCGAACAGGTGGAGGTGATCGGCGAGCTGGCGGTCGCCCCGCGCCCGGGCCGGTCGCCGGATTCCGTTCTGGTGCTGGACGCCGAGGACCTGGAAGTGCTGGAGGTCGCGGTCGACGGCCGCGTGCTGTCACCGCAGGACTACCGCTACGACGGGGCTCATCTGGAGATTCCCTGGCCCGAGACCAGCGTCCGTACCCGTGTGCGCATCGATCCGGATCGCAACACGCGCCTGGAGGGACTGTTTCCCTGCGGCGGCGGTTATTTCACCCAGTGCGAGGCCGAAGGCTTTCGCCGCATCACGCCGTATCTGGACCGGCCGGATGTGCTGGCGCCCTTCGAGGTGACGTTGCACGCCGACCGGCAGCGCTTTCCCATCCTGCTCGCCAACGGCAACTGCGTCGAGACCGGCATCGAGGGCGATCGGCATTGGGCGCGTTGGGTCGATCCCTACCCCAAGCCGGCCTACCTGTTCGCGGTGGTTGCCGCCGATCTGGCCTGCGTCGAGGATCGGTTCGTCACCGCCTCGGGGCGCGAGGTGGCGCTGGCCTGCTATGTGGCCCACGGTCTCGAGGACCGCTGCGGCCATGCGCTGGATTCGCTCAAGGCCGCGATGCGCTGGGACGAGGAAAACTACGGGCGGGAATACGATCTGGACCGTTACATGATCGTGGCGGTATCCGATTTCAACATGGGCGCCATGGAGAACAAGGGGCTCAACATCTTCAACAGCCAGTTCGTGTTGGCGCGGCCCGATACGGCCACGGACGACGATTATCACCACATCGCCTCGGTGGTCGCGCACGAGTATTTCCACAACTGGACGGGCAACCGCATCACCTGCCGCGACTGGTTTCAGCTCAGCCTGAAAGAAGGACTGACGGTGTTTCGCGATCAGTGTTTTTCTGCCGATCAGCCCGGCGGCGCCGTGCAGCGAATTCGCGATGTGGCGCGGCTGAAGGCGATGCAGTTTCGGGAGGATGCCGGGCCGTTGGCTCACCCGGTGCGGCCCGAAAGCTATCTCGAGATCAACAATTTCTACACCGCCACCGTCTACGAGAAAGGCGCCGAGGTGGTGCGGATGATGGCCAACACCCTGGGGCCGGCGGCCTTTCGCCGCGGGATGGACCGATATTTCGATCGCCATGACGGACAGGCGGTGACGGTCGAGGATTTCGTCGACGCGCTCGGCACGGACAGCGGGCAGGATCTGTCCGATTTTCTCATCTGGTACCGCCAGGCCGGCACGCCGCGTCTGGCCGTCCGGGGCGTTCACGATCCGGCCAATCGCACCTACACCCTGGAATTTTGCCAGCATACCCCACCCACCCCCGGACAGCCGGACAAGCAGCCCGTGCCGATTCCGGTGAGACTGGCGCTGCTCGACGCCTCGGGCGAACCGTTACCGCTACGCTTGAGTGGTGAGGATCGCGCCAACGGCCATGAGCGGGTGCTGGTGGTTCGCGAGGCTACGACCCGCTTCTGCTTCGAGGATGTCGCCGTGCCACCGGTGCCGTCGTTGCTGCGGGGATTTTCCGCGCCAGTGCACTTGGCCGACGATCTGACCCTGGCCGACCGGTTGCATCTGCTGCGACATGATCGCGATCCCATGGTGCGCTGGCAGGCGGCCCAGCAGGTCTGGATCGCCGCCCTGCAGCAAGCGATGACCTCCACCGCATCGGCGGGCCTTGCGCCGGCGGCGATTGCCGGATTCGCCAGTGTGCTGGACGATGCCGCGCTCGACCCGACGCTGGCTGCCGAGCTGCTGGCGCTGCCGGCGTATGAGACCCTGCTGGATGCCTTCGCCCCGGCCGACCCCTACCGTCTCGAATCGCTGCGCCAGCAGTTGCGCAGCCAGCTGGCCCGGGAACTGGAGTCACGCTGGGCCGCGCGCTATGCCGCTCTGGCGGGACGCGACGATCCCGCAGCACGGGCCCTGCGCAATCGCTGCCTGCAATTTCTGATGGCCGATGGTCTGGAAGTGTCCTACCGCGGCCTCTGCCGACGCCAGTTCGACGAAGCCGGAACCATGACCGAGCGCCTGACCGCACTGGCTCTGCTGGTCGATCATGGCGGCGAAGATGCCGAGTCAGCACTGGCGGCGTTTCACGAGCGCCACGCCCACGACGATCTGGTGCTGGACAAGTGGTTCCGCATTCAGGCCCAGGCGCGTCACGGCGCGGCCCTGGCTCGGCTGGATGCCCTCATGGCGCATCCCGCTTTCCGGTTGACGCAGCCCAACAAGGTGCGTGCCGTGGTGGGGGCGTTCGCTCATGGCAATCCGCTGCATTTCCATGCGCCGGACGGGAGTGGGTACGCGTGGGTTGCCGACCGGATTGCGGCGCTGGTTTCGCTCAATCCGCAGCTGGCGGCGCGGCTGGCCGGCGTATTCGCCGGTTGGCGTGATCTGACGCCGCCTTCCCGGGACCTCATGCGGGCGCAACTCGTGCGGCTGGCCGACCTCCCCGGGTTGCCGCCGGATCTGATCGAGGTGCTGGGCAAGGCGCTGGCCGACAACTGA
- the dapF gene encoding diaminopimelate epimerase, with protein MGWRFTKMHGLGNDFIVIDAVRQPVELRPEQARWLADRHFGVGCDQILVVESARHPDADFRYRIFNADGGEVSQCGNGARCFARFVVEEGLTDRREIAVETASGLLRLYLEGDDAVRVNMGIPRFDPEQIPLRAAAQATHYRIGPDEQWTIGAVSLGNPHAVLAVDSVATATVAQTGPAIQSLPDFPEGVNVGFMEHVAPDHIRLRVYERGSGETLACGSGACAAMVVGRLWGQLAPEVKVDLPGGRLQIRWAGAGEPVWMTGPAVRVFDGHLPHPPG; from the coding sequence ATGGGATGGCGATTCACCAAGATGCACGGGCTGGGCAATGACTTCATCGTCATCGATGCTGTACGCCAACCCGTCGAACTTCGACCGGAGCAGGCACGCTGGCTGGCCGACCGCCATTTCGGGGTCGGTTGCGACCAGATTCTGGTGGTGGAGAGTGCTCGGCATCCCGATGCCGATTTCCGCTACCGAATCTTCAATGCCGACGGGGGCGAGGTGAGCCAGTGCGGCAACGGCGCGCGGTGCTTTGCCCGCTTCGTTGTCGAGGAAGGCCTCACCGACCGACGTGAGATCGCGGTGGAAACCGCTTCGGGTCTGCTGCGGCTTTATCTGGAAGGCGACGATGCAGTGCGCGTGAACATGGGCATCCCACGCTTCGATCCCGAGCAGATTCCGCTGCGTGCCGCAGCGCAGGCCACACATTACCGGATCGGTCCCGACGAACAGTGGACCATCGGGGCCGTGTCGCTAGGCAATCCGCATGCCGTGCTGGCGGTCGATTCGGTGGCCACCGCGACGGTCGCGCAAACCGGACCAGCCATCCAGTCGTTACCGGATTTTCCCGAAGGCGTGAACGTCGGCTTCATGGAACACGTGGCGCCGGATCATATTCGCCTGCGGGTCTACGAGCGCGGCAGCGGCGAGACTCTGGCCTGTGGCAGCGGCGCCTGCGCCGCGATGGTCGTCGGCCGGCTGTGGGGCCAGCTCGCACCGGAGGTCAAGGTCGACCTGCCGGGCGGACGACTGCAGATCCGATGGGCAGGAGCGGGCGAACCCGTCTGGATGACAGGCCCAGCGGTGCGGGTCTTCGACGGGCATCTGCCCCATCCGCCGGGCTGA
- a CDS encoding DUF484 family protein: MPPLPPADQEERDRVLAYLRAHPTLLDQHPDILADLVIPHGAGPKAASLIERQVQVLRERNLRLEGTLDELLRHARQNEALLDKTHELALTLLRIPDLKTRLGQLVEAMVRHFHADMVRLAMPAAHPALQHTHLDPLCLALEEWPGPPATGEPRCGPLEAALAGWMFRAPHPPPASAALIPLPKGTGVLLIGSQDPHRFHLHMGTAVLRRLGDLAGAALEADSPS; encoded by the coding sequence ATGCCGCCGCTTCCGCCGGCTGATCAGGAAGAGCGCGATCGCGTGCTGGCCTACCTGCGTGCCCACCCCACGCTGCTCGACCAGCATCCCGACATCCTGGCCGATCTGGTGATCCCCCACGGCGCTGGACCCAAAGCCGCCTCGCTGATTGAACGGCAGGTCCAGGTGCTGCGCGAACGCAATCTGCGGCTGGAAGGCACGCTGGACGAACTGTTGCGCCACGCACGCCAGAACGAGGCCCTGCTGGACAAGACCCACGAGCTGGCGCTGACGCTGCTGCGGATCCCCGACCTCAAGACCCGCCTGGGCCAGCTGGTGGAGGCGATGGTGCGCCATTTCCATGCCGACATGGTGCGCCTGGCTATGCCCGCCGCCCATCCGGCTCTGCAGCACACACACCTCGACCCGCTTTGCCTGGCGCTGGAAGAGTGGCCCGGTCCGCCGGCGACCGGGGAACCGCGCTGCGGCCCGCTGGAGGCCGCACTGGCCGGATGGATGTTCCGCGCACCCCACCCGCCGCCCGCCTCGGCCGCGCTGATTCCGCTCCCGAAAGGCACCGGCGTGCTCCTCATCGGCAGCCAGGACCCACATCGCTTTCACTTGCACATGGGCACAGCCGTGCTGCGACGCCTGGGCGATCTGGCCGGAGCGGCTTTGGAAGCCGACAGCCCGTCATGA
- a CDS encoding FMN-binding glutamate synthase family protein, with protein MAIGIWLTVGFGIALAALAVRDIIQRRHAILRIYPLVGHFRYLLESFGPELRQYIVTSNDEERPFSRNQRRWVYATAKRQNNQFAFGTDQDLEHSEGALVIRHHTFPLAQFHPGDAVDQAGYPLPSAKVMGAARERRHAFRPASIVNVSGMSFGALSGVAVEALNRGAHLAGCLHNTGEGGLSPYHHNGADIVFQIGTGYFGCRDEHGAFSLAALQRTLDSGAPVRALEIKLSQGAKPGLGGLLPGVKVTPEIASTRGIRPGIDCKSPARHGAFSDIDTLLDFVEHLADATGLPVGIKSAVGDPDFWETLASLMASGQRGVDFITVDGGEGGTGAAPLVFTDRVALPFKAAFPLVYKIFHQHGLTSRVTFIGSARLGLPDAALWGLAMGCDLINVGREALLAIGCIQSQKCHTGRCPTGITTHTPWRTRGLDPALKSVRTANYLIGLRRELTALARACGEIHPALIGLERLALVENGYRIQDLQHILDYAPGMGLPGVAARGELDELMRPLFEDRLRTPTTQVS; from the coding sequence ATGGCCATTGGCATCTGGCTCACCGTGGGTTTCGGCATCGCCCTCGCCGCATTGGCGGTGCGCGACATCATCCAGCGACGACATGCCATTTTGCGCATCTATCCCTTGGTCGGGCATTTCCGTTACCTGCTCGAAAGCTTTGGTCCGGAGTTGCGTCAGTACATCGTCACCAGCAATGACGAGGAGCGCCCGTTCAGCCGAAATCAGCGGCGCTGGGTCTATGCCACCGCCAAGCGCCAGAACAATCAATTCGCCTTCGGCACCGACCAGGACCTCGAACACAGCGAGGGCGCGCTCGTCATTCGACACCACACCTTTCCCCTGGCCCAGTTCCATCCCGGCGACGCCGTGGATCAAGCCGGCTATCCGCTACCCTCCGCCAAGGTCATGGGCGCGGCGAGGGAGCGCCGCCACGCCTTCCGTCCGGCGTCGATCGTGAATGTCTCGGGGATGAGCTTCGGTGCGCTGAGCGGCGTAGCGGTCGAAGCCCTGAATCGCGGCGCCCATCTGGCCGGCTGCCTGCACAACACCGGGGAAGGTGGACTCAGCCCCTATCATCACAACGGCGCGGACATCGTCTTCCAGATCGGGACGGGCTACTTCGGATGCCGCGACGAACACGGCGCCTTCAGCCTCGCGGCGCTTCAGCGCACGCTGGACAGCGGCGCGCCGGTGCGGGCACTCGAGATCAAACTCAGTCAAGGCGCCAAGCCGGGCCTCGGCGGACTGCTGCCAGGCGTGAAGGTCACCCCGGAGATCGCCTCGACGCGCGGGATCCGGCCGGGCATCGACTGCAAAAGCCCGGCCCGCCATGGCGCTTTCAGTGATATCGATACACTGCTCGATTTTGTCGAGCATCTGGCTGACGCCACCGGCTTGCCGGTCGGTATCAAATCCGCCGTCGGCGATCCGGATTTCTGGGAAACGCTCGCCTCGCTCATGGCGTCGGGCCAGCGCGGCGTCGATTTCATCACCGTGGACGGCGGCGAAGGGGGCACCGGAGCCGCCCCGCTGGTATTCACCGATCGCGTCGCGCTGCCGTTCAAGGCGGCATTTCCACTGGTCTACAAGATCTTCCACCAGCATGGCCTGACCAGTCGGGTGACCTTCATCGGCTCGGCCCGGCTCGGGTTACCGGATGCCGCGCTGTGGGGGCTCGCCATGGGCTGCGACCTGATCAACGTGGGCCGGGAAGCGCTGCTCGCCATCGGCTGCATCCAGTCTCAGAAATGCCACACGGGACGCTGCCCGACCGGAATCACCACCCATACCCCCTGGCGGACACGCGGTCTGGACCCGGCCCTCAAATCCGTACGGACCGCCAATTACCTCATCGGCCTGCGCCGGGAACTGACCGCACTGGCTCGCGCCTGCGGCGAGATTCACCCGGCACTCATCGGCCTCGAGCGGCTGGCCCTGGTCGAGAACGGCTACCGTATCCAGGATCTCCAGCATATTCTGGATTACGCCCCGGGCATGGGATTGCCCGGCGTGGCCGCACGCGGTGAACTCGACGAGCTGATGCGGCCGTTGTTCGAGGATCGGTTGCGCACACCCACCACACAGGTAAGCTAA
- a CDS encoding potassium transporter Kup, whose amino-acid sequence MKTPHLPSLPALPASITKTPGLAPLAALGVVYGDIGTSPLYALRECFSPHFGVSLTAAHVLGVLSLIFWALILIVSLKYQVLVLRADNRGEGGILALLALLNPWRTLGQGRTAAWVMALGVFGAALLYCDGMITPAISVLSAVEGLKIATPAAGPFVVPLTLVILAILFALQRFGTARVGTVFGPVMLLWFATLAILGLKGISHNPGVLVALNPWYGLNFLLSEGKTALLVLGGVFLVVTGAEALYADLGHFGRRPIRQAWFVLVLPALVLNYLGQGALVLADPAAIENPFYALAPRWALYPLVALATLATVIASQALISGVFSLVRQSIQLGVMPRMRIVQTSPSEIGQIYAPAANFALMLACMALVLAFRTSGNLAAAYGVAITITMLITSGLIYFTMRRVWLWSGPVSGLIAGALIFIELPFLLANLHKLHEGGWVTLGAAGVLFFIMRTWDEGRRNLITRLRAESEPLDTLFDRLDHHKPVRLPGTAIFLTAPRLGAPPSLQYLLKHTHALHERVILLTVLIEETPRVPPGQRIEWTPLGHGFDRLLIHYGFMQSPDLPAALAQARRAGLSIDLSETTFFIGRETLVIDRNISWYQRLRERIYAFMFRNSMRAIDFYKIPPERAVEIGIWVAAEPPEMRTA is encoded by the coding sequence ATGAAGACGCCGCATCTGCCGTCTCTTCCGGCTTTGCCCGCCTCGATCACCAAGACACCGGGATTGGCGCCGCTTGCGGCGCTGGGTGTGGTGTATGGCGACATCGGGACGAGCCCCTTGTATGCCCTGCGCGAATGTTTTTCGCCGCATTTCGGGGTTTCTTTAACCGCAGCGCATGTGCTGGGTGTCCTGTCGCTCATCTTTTGGGCGCTTATTCTGATTGTCTCCCTGAAGTATCAGGTCCTGGTGCTGCGTGCAGACAACCGTGGCGAGGGCGGAATTCTGGCCTTGCTTGCGTTGCTCAATCCTTGGCGGACGCTGGGGCAGGGCCGAACGGCGGCCTGGGTGATGGCCCTTGGCGTGTTCGGAGCGGCGCTACTGTACTGCGACGGCATGATCACGCCGGCCATCTCGGTGCTGAGCGCCGTGGAAGGCCTCAAGATCGCAACGCCGGCCGCCGGGCCGTTCGTGGTGCCCCTGACCTTGGTCATTCTCGCGATCCTGTTCGCACTGCAGCGGTTCGGAACCGCCCGGGTGGGCACCGTCTTCGGGCCGGTGATGTTGCTGTGGTTCGCCACGCTGGCCATTCTCGGCCTCAAGGGAATCAGCCACAATCCCGGGGTTCTGGTCGCACTCAATCCCTGGTATGGCCTGAATTTCCTGCTCAGCGAGGGCAAGACCGCCCTGCTGGTGCTCGGCGGCGTCTTCTTGGTGGTGACCGGCGCCGAGGCACTCTACGCCGATCTGGGTCACTTCGGGCGCCGACCCATTCGCCAGGCCTGGTTTGTGCTGGTGTTGCCGGCGCTGGTGCTGAACTATCTCGGGCAGGGCGCGCTGGTGCTGGCGGATCCGGCCGCGATCGAGAATCCGTTTTACGCCCTGGCACCACGCTGGGCGCTCTATCCGCTTGTAGCGTTGGCGACCCTGGCCACGGTCATCGCATCCCAGGCGCTGATTTCCGGCGTGTTTTCGCTGGTGCGGCAGTCCATCCAGCTGGGTGTGATGCCGCGGATGCGCATTGTCCAGACCTCCCCTTCGGAAATCGGTCAAATCTACGCGCCCGCAGCGAACTTCGCCCTCATGCTGGCCTGTATGGCCCTGGTTCTGGCGTTTCGCACCTCAGGGAATCTGGCAGCAGCTTATGGTGTCGCCATTACCATCACCATGCTGATCACCTCGGGATTGATCTACTTCACCATGCGGCGGGTCTGGCTCTGGTCGGGACCGGTTTCGGGGTTGATCGCCGGCGCCTTGATCTTCATCGAGCTGCCGTTTCTGCTGGCCAATCTGCACAAGCTGCATGAAGGCGGCTGGGTGACCCTAGGTGCTGCGGGCGTGCTGTTTTTTATCATGCGCACCTGGGATGAAGGCCGGCGCAACCTGATCACCCGGCTGCGCGCCGAATCCGAGCCGCTCGATACGCTGTTCGACCGCCTCGATCATCACAAGCCGGTTCGGCTGCCGGGAACGGCGATTTTCCTGACTGCGCCCCGGCTGGGCGCACCGCCGTCGCTGCAGTATCTGCTGAAGCACACCCATGCCCTGCATGAGCGCGTGATCCTGCTGACCGTGTTGATCGAGGAAACCCCGCGGGTGCCCCCGGGCCAGCGCATCGAGTGGACTCCGCTGGGTCATGGCTTCGACCGGCTGCTGATTCATTACGGTTTCATGCAGAGTCCGGACCTGCCTGCCGCTTTGGCGCAGGCGCGGCGGGCGGGACTGTCCATCGACCTGTCGGAGACCACCTTTTTCATCGGCCGGGAAACGCTGGTCATCGACCGCAACATTTCCTGGTATCAGCGCTTGCGTGAGCGGATCTACGCCTTCATGTTCCGCAACAGCATGCGGGCCATCGATTTCTACAAGATTCCGCCTGAGCGGGCGGTCGAGATCGGGATCTGGGTCGCGGCCGAACCGCCCGAGATGCGCACCGCCTGA